One part of the Thermodesulfobacterium commune DSM 2178 genome encodes these proteins:
- the dnaB gene encoding replicative DNA helicase translates to MSAKKNLKFKQELAEGLPPELLPPQDLQAEKHLLASIFIDPPSIVKVLDIIKPEDFYALPHRLIYSTFLSLFERDEPIDIVTVHNELEKRGELEKVGGAVYLAELVSLLPTSAHILYYAKIVKEKSILREIINISQELIYRAYYSTEDSQELLSYAEKAFFELSHYGKKEGFSPLKDIVKDTIKYLENIYQKGDLITGIPTGFYELDRMTAGLQKGDLIIIAARPGMGKTALALDIVRNATKQANIGAAVFSLEMSKQQLCARMLCAEAKVNFQKFRTGQLEPQEWQKIAQAASTLSQLPIYIDETPGINILEVKAKAKKLLKETPLGLIVIDYLQLMKGLERKERREQEISEISSGLKALAKELNVPVVALSQLNRKVEERPDKRPQLADLRESGAIEQDADVILFIYRDEFYNKESPEKGIAEIIIGKQRNGPMGVVKLAYFPQYTSFGNLDPNLRFS, encoded by the coding sequence ATGTCAGCAAAAAAGAACTTAAAGTTTAAACAAGAGCTTGCGGAGGGTTTACCTCCTGAGCTCTTACCTCCTCAAGACCTACAGGCAGAAAAACATCTTTTAGCAAGTATTTTTATAGACCCTCCTTCCATAGTAAAAGTCCTTGACATCATCAAACCTGAAGATTTTTATGCCTTGCCCCACAGATTAATTTATAGTACCTTCCTTTCTCTCTTTGAAAGGGATGAGCCTATTGACATCGTAACCGTACATAATGAGCTTGAAAAGAGGGGAGAGTTAGAAAAGGTCGGTGGGGCGGTGTATTTAGCCGAGCTGGTTAGTCTTCTTCCTACTTCTGCCCACATCCTCTATTATGCAAAAATAGTAAAAGAAAAAAGTATTCTTAGAGAAATCATCAATATCTCCCAAGAGCTTATCTATAGGGCCTATTATTCTACAGAAGATTCTCAAGAACTTTTAAGTTATGCGGAAAAGGCCTTCTTTGAGTTGTCACATTATGGAAAAAAAGAGGGTTTTTCTCCTTTGAAAGATATAGTAAAAGATACCATCAAGTATTTAGAAAACATTTATCAAAAGGGAGACCTTATAACCGGTATACCTACAGGTTTTTATGAATTAGACCGAATGACCGCAGGGTTACAAAAAGGAGACCTTATTATCATAGCTGCTCGTCCTGGTATGGGTAAGACAGCCTTAGCCTTAGACATAGTAAGAAACGCTACCAAACAAGCCAACATAGGGGCTGCGGTTTTTTCTTTAGAAATGAGTAAACAACAACTTTGTGCAAGGATGCTTTGTGCTGAAGCCAAGGTAAATTTCCAAAAATTTAGGACTGGACAACTGGAGCCTCAAGAATGGCAAAAGATAGCTCAGGCAGCTTCCACCTTAAGTCAACTGCCTATCTATATAGACGAAACTCCAGGGATCAACATTTTAGAAGTAAAAGCCAAGGCCAAAAAACTGCTTAAAGAAACCCCATTAGGGCTGATCGTGATAGACTACCTTCAGTTGATGAAAGGACTTGAAAGAAAGGAAAGAAGAGAACAAGAAATATCAGAAATATCTTCTGGTTTAAAGGCTTTAGCTAAGGAACTTAACGTTCCGGTGGTTGCCCTTTCTCAATTAAACAGAAAGGTAGAAGAACGTCCAGATAAAAGGCCCCAGCTTGCAGATTTAAGAGAATCAGGGGCTATCGAGCAAGACGCAGATGTAATTCTTTTTATCTACAGAGATGAGTTTTATAACAAAGAAAGCCCAGAAAAAGGTATAGCTGAAATCATCATCGGTAAACAGCGTAATGGCCCAATGGGCGTAGTAAAACTTGCCTACTTTCCCCAGTATACTTCTTTTGGAAATTTAGACCCTAATCTCCGTTTTTCTTAA
- a CDS encoding HAD family hydrolase, translating into MNKIKLLVLDCDGVLFDSKQANTYFYNYILERVGRPPMSPEEIEFIHMHSVNECLAYLFRNMPDKLDLAKNIQKEVSYSLFFDYLVMEKGVKEFLSWAKNYLYIALCTNRTTSTYPLLSHFNLTDYFDYVMDASIVPKSNPRALLQILEHFKTSPKETLYVGDSKVDEALCKACKVSLVAFKNRALNADYYVESFDELKELLLSKFSLSKRS; encoded by the coding sequence ATGAATAAAATCAAACTTTTGGTTTTAGATTGTGATGGAGTGCTTTTTGATTCAAAACAGGCCAATACTTATTTCTATAACTATATCCTTGAAAGGGTCGGAAGACCTCCTATGAGTCCTGAAGAGATAGAATTTATCCATATGCATTCAGTCAACGAATGTTTAGCCTATCTTTTCAGAAACATGCCAGACAAACTTGATTTAGCTAAAAATATCCAAAAAGAGGTTTCTTATTCCCTTTTTTTTGACTATTTAGTTATGGAAAAAGGAGTAAAGGAATTTTTAAGTTGGGCCAAAAATTATTTATACATTGCTTTATGCACCAACCGTACTACTTCCACCTATCCTTTGTTATCTCACTTCAACCTTACCGATTATTTTGATTATGTTATGGATGCAAGCATCGTTCCCAAAAGCAACCCTCGAGCCCTTCTCCAGATTTTAGAACATTTTAAAACTTCTCCTAAGGAAACTTTATATGTAGGAGATTCTAAGGTAGATGAAGCCCTTTGTAAAGCCTGTAAAGTTTCCTTGGTAGCTTTTAAAAACCGAGCCCTTAACGCAGATTATTACGTAGAAAGCTTTGATGAACTTAAAGAATTACTGCTTTCCAAATTTTCCCTTTCCAAAAGGTCGTAA
- the ilvC gene encoding ketol-acid reductoisomerase, translating to MKVYRDEDVSLEVLKGKTIAVLGYGSQGHAHALNLRDSGLNVIVGVRKGGKSYERAKRDGFAPLSVKEACEKADIIMILLPDQDQPLVYKNEIEPVLTPNKMLLFAHGFNIHYNQIVPPADVDVAMVAPKGPGHLVRREFTKGAGVPCLVAVHQDASGEAFQKALAYAKGIGGTRAGVIETTFKEETETDLFGEQVVLCGGVTALIKAAFETLVEAGYQPEVAYFECLHELKLIVDLIYEGGLSFMRYSISDTAEYGDLTRGPRIINEDVRFEMKRILEEIQTGEFAREWILENQAGRPVLNALRKREKEHLIEEVGKQLRAMMPWIKKPEE from the coding sequence ATGAAGGTTTACAGAGACGAGGATGTAAGTTTGGAGGTTTTAAAGGGAAAGACTATAGCAGTTTTAGGTTATGGGAGTCAAGGGCATGCTCATGCCTTAAATTTAAGAGATTCTGGTTTAAACGTGATAGTTGGGGTAAGAAAAGGTGGGAAAAGTTATGAAAGGGCTAAAAGAGATGGATTTGCACCTCTTTCAGTTAAAGAAGCTTGCGAGAAAGCTGACATCATCATGATCCTTCTCCCAGACCAAGACCAGCCATTGGTTTATAAAAACGAAATAGAGCCCGTATTAACTCCTAATAAAATGTTACTTTTTGCTCATGGATTTAACATCCATTACAACCAGATCGTTCCTCCGGCTGATGTGGATGTAGCTATGGTTGCACCTAAAGGTCCTGGGCACTTAGTTAGAAGAGAATTTACTAAAGGCGCAGGAGTTCCTTGCTTGGTAGCAGTTCACCAGGATGCCTCAGGGGAGGCTTTTCAAAAGGCTTTAGCCTATGCGAAAGGAATAGGAGGAACCAGAGCTGGGGTGATAGAAACTACTTTTAAAGAAGAAACTGAAACAGACCTTTTTGGGGAACAAGTGGTACTTTGCGGCGGAGTTACAGCACTTATTAAAGCAGCCTTTGAAACTCTGGTAGAGGCTGGATACCAGCCTGAAGTAGCTTATTTTGAATGCCTTCACGAACTTAAGCTTATCGTAGACTTAATTTATGAAGGAGGACTTTCTTTCATGAGATATTCTATCAGTGATACCGCTGAATACGGAGACCTTACCAGAGGTCCAAGGATCATCAATGAAGATGTAAGGTTTGAAATGAAAAGAATCCTTGAAGAGATTCAAACAGGTGAATTTGCAAGAGAGTGGATTCTTGAAAACCAAGCCGGAAGACCTGTATTAAACGCTCTCCGTAAAAGAGAAAAAGAACATCTGATAGAAGAGGTAGGAAAACAACTTCGTGCTATGATGCCTTGGATTAAAAAACCTGAAGAATAA
- a CDS encoding universal stress protein, giving the protein MCKFKRILVALDGSDASKHAFEEALTFAKNEGIELMAVSVIPPYKGLVSSLSIFGHVRENIKKTYIKALEEAKMLAEENQMELKTFLEEGKPCEKVIEVAIKNNCDLIVTGRRGATSFEKILIGSTAAKIINDSPIDVLIIPRKTLLKIQKILAATDGSIPGNNAVKRAAKIAKAYGATLDIASVIQLPPETIIGEEELLDILKEELSEQLAPVIKEIEGLGLKPRVFIEKGEPYAVIVNIIKNLGATLLAIGADEETGKKLIGSAAQKIIANSPVPILVIKKNGD; this is encoded by the coding sequence ATGTGTAAGTTTAAAAGGATACTAGTTGCACTTGATGGATCAGACGCAAGTAAACATGCCTTTGAAGAGGCGTTAACCTTCGCTAAGAACGAAGGTATAGAGCTTATGGCTGTAAGTGTTATCCCTCCTTATAAAGGGTTGGTGAGTTCTCTTTCTATCTTTGGACATGTTAGAGAGAATATCAAAAAAACATACATAAAAGCCTTGGAAGAGGCTAAAATGCTTGCTGAAGAAAACCAGATGGAGCTAAAAACCTTTTTAGAAGAAGGGAAACCTTGTGAAAAAGTGATAGAGGTAGCCATCAAAAACAACTGCGACCTTATAGTAACAGGACGTAGAGGAGCTACCAGTTTTGAAAAAATCCTTATAGGAAGTACCGCAGCTAAAATCATCAACGACAGTCCTATAGACGTACTTATAATACCCAGAAAAACTCTTTTAAAGATCCAAAAAATACTAGCAGCTACAGATGGGTCAATCCCTGGTAACAATGCAGTTAAACGGGCAGCAAAGATAGCTAAGGCGTATGGCGCTACCTTGGATATTGCTTCAGTCATCCAACTTCCTCCTGAAACTATCATAGGAGAAGAAGAACTTTTAGACATATTAAAAGAAGAACTTTCCGAACAATTAGCCCCAGTTATAAAGGAAATTGAGGGCTTAGGCCTAAAACCTCGGGTCTTTATAGAAAAGGGAGAACCCTATGCAGTTATCGTAAACATCATTAAAAATCTTGGGGCCACTCTACTTGCGATAGGAGCTGACGAAGAGACGGGGAAGAAACTTATCGGGAGTGCTGCTCAAAAAATAATTGCTAACTCCCCGGTACCTATTTTAGTCATTAAGAAAAACGGAGATTAG
- a CDS encoding DUF4198 domain-containing protein produces MPFLGLLFLLIFSFFPEISFGYKVFLISLPDNYGALKKEKIFYVGAAEPAFGLILDLKTPKNLYILLPNGTTEKPTFLKTEFFDRSLNTKRVGYKFKFSPSNEGDHLLCLESDYTLLRDKTVGKFLVKTPFHVVKETYQKNLCNFDLEIKPYTRPYGFKKHGVFWGQVWYQNKPLSSGEVEVEHFSPVFLHEEDLPKDSYGQINYPYLKNKVRLSKNGFFVVSFEHPGWWVITVKVRSGEKTYGNQKYPLYLIHHLWIYVFSDKKEQNTYEYFEPYSK; encoded by the coding sequence ATGCCTTTTTTAGGATTACTTTTTCTTTTAATCTTTTCTTTTTTCCCTGAAATAAGTTTTGGGTATAAAGTCTTTTTAATCAGCCTTCCTGATAATTATGGAGCCCTAAAAAAAGAAAAAATTTTCTATGTAGGGGCAGCAGAGCCTGCCTTTGGGTTAATTTTAGACCTTAAAACCCCTAAAAACCTTTATATTCTCCTTCCTAATGGGACAACAGAAAAACCTACTTTTTTAAAAACCGAATTTTTTGACCGTTCACTTAACACCAAAAGGGTAGGTTATAAATTCAAGTTTTCTCCCAGTAACGAAGGAGACCATCTTCTTTGTTTGGAAAGTGATTATACTTTGTTAAGAGACAAAACCGTAGGTAAATTTTTAGTCAAAACTCCATTTCATGTGGTAAAGGAAACCTATCAGAAAAACCTTTGTAACTTTGACTTAGAAATCAAACCTTATACCAGACCTTATGGGTTTAAAAAACATGGAGTTTTTTGGGGACAAGTTTGGTATCAAAACAAACCCTTATCCTCAGGTGAAGTAGAGGTTGAACACTTTTCTCCTGTGTTTTTACATGAAGAAGACCTTCCTAAAGACAGCTATGGCCAGATAAACTATCCTTATCTTAAAAATAAGGTTCGACTTTCAAAAAACGGATTTTTTGTAGTTTCCTTTGAGCACCCTGGATGGTGGGTCATAACTGTTAAGGTTCGTTCTGGAGAAAAGACCTATGGCAATCAAAAATATCCTCTTTATCTGATACATCATTTATGGATATACGTATTTTCTGACAAAAAAGAACAGAATACCTACGAATACTTTGAGCCTTATTCTAAGTAG
- a CDS encoding UvrD-helicase domain-containing protein, which produces MESKEPNIIIYKASAGSGKTYNLALNYLKFISQEGKDSLKKFLAITFTNKAAFEMKQRIIVFLKEIIKQTERGKTLSCQLNLSPEKAKEILNHLFLNYDHLQVKTIDSFLLTLYKAISYEVGLEPDFRVSTYLREELIEKALTDFYQQTEKDQELKKILETFVEILITEKEFLKLNFKNSLISELKKLLEKLTYHKEVLTFLNSLNKDDDNELDREIKTYFGFYSILKDFLERTFFREKELVIGFWKEKIADILFKEEDGLLPWVYVKLGSLKGVIIDEFQDTDRLQWEALNPIIEDLISKQGFLICAGDPKQSIFQWRGADPKLFEEVSQNLTLRSYNVKEEVLDHNYRSSKTIIEFNNRFFNKLNEDHIIHEILTELVFSKSDRGSDRGEEKDKVLQNLISEFKTNFKHVLQNPSNTQQGEDKSRVEIRRFNIDESSENKAIEKAKEEVLNILNELKSQGELRDVAILMLKNEEVADFSSFLISQGFNVLATSSLHLKESLVVNALASLLKFIAYPEDEVALAGFLSSAIFPEGKEILEEYLNWILTKSYLRLVAFLKEHRKEFWETQILPLLDLKKDASLYKTCIEIVKNLEIEKKFSTEITALYKFLTVVFNLDRKGEGLEEFLLYWEKYSEDEMDIPEMEDCIKILTIHKAKGLEFETVILPLLWKEKTFVTDLRLVFYNGKVFYGKKTELPEEGRLGWYLEKAKNRLELLNLLYVALTRAKKNLFVLLPDPIEKTKFSPLVKIFKKVYDLLERENLESSNSLSSSKLST; this is translated from the coding sequence ATGGAGTCAAAAGAGCCTAATATTATCATATACAAAGCCAGTGCAGGAAGCGGAAAGACTTATAATTTAGCCTTAAACTACCTTAAGTTTATCTCTCAAGAAGGAAAGGATTCACTCAAAAAATTTCTTGCGATCACTTTTACCAACAAAGCTGCTTTTGAGATGAAACAAAGGATAATAGTGTTTTTGAAAGAGATAATAAAACAAACAGAAAGAGGAAAAACTTTAAGCTGTCAGCTTAATCTCTCACCTGAAAAAGCAAAAGAAATCCTAAATCACCTTTTTTTAAATTACGACCACCTTCAGGTTAAGACCATAGATAGTTTTCTGCTAACCTTATATAAGGCTATCTCGTATGAGGTAGGTTTGGAGCCAGATTTCAGGGTAAGTACCTATCTTAGAGAAGAGCTTATAGAAAAGGCTCTTACCGATTTTTACCAACAAACAGAAAAAGACCAGGAGTTAAAAAAAATTTTAGAAACTTTTGTGGAAATTCTAATTACAGAGAAAGAATTTCTTAAGCTCAATTTTAAAAATAGTCTAATTTCCGAATTAAAAAAACTTCTGGAAAAACTTACTTATCATAAAGAGGTTTTAACCTTTTTGAATAGCTTAAACAAGGATGATGATAACGAATTAGATAGAGAAATAAAAACCTATTTTGGATTTTATTCTATCTTAAAGGACTTCCTAGAAAGGACTTTTTTTCGAGAAAAAGAGCTTGTTATAGGATTTTGGAAAGAAAAAATAGCAGATATTTTGTTTAAAGAAGAAGATGGACTTCTTCCTTGGGTATATGTCAAGCTTGGAAGCCTTAAAGGGGTTATTATAGATGAGTTTCAGGATACGGACCGGCTTCAGTGGGAAGCGTTGAACCCTATCATAGAAGATTTAATAAGTAAACAGGGATTTTTAATCTGTGCTGGAGATCCTAAACAGTCTATCTTCCAATGGAGAGGGGCAGATCCTAAACTTTTTGAAGAGGTTTCGCAAAATTTAACTCTGCGTTCTTACAATGTTAAAGAAGAAGTTTTAGACCACAACTATCGTAGTAGTAAAACAATAATAGAGTTTAACAACCGATTTTTTAATAAACTCAACGAAGACCACATAATTCATGAAATTTTGACAGAGCTTGTTTTTTCTAAATCAGACCGAGGATCAGACCGAGGAGAGGAAAAGGATAAAGTTCTTCAAAACCTTATAAGTGAGTTTAAAACCAATTTTAAGCATGTCCTTCAAAATCCATCAAATACACAACAAGGAGAAGATAAAAGTAGAGTTGAGATACGAAGGTTTAATATTGATGAATCATCCGAAAATAAGGCTATAGAAAAGGCAAAAGAAGAGGTTCTCAACATTTTAAACGAGCTTAAATCTCAAGGAGAATTAAGGGATGTAGCTATCTTGATGCTAAAAAACGAGGAAGTAGCAGATTTTTCTTCTTTTCTTATTTCTCAAGGTTTTAATGTATTAGCCACCTCTTCTTTGCATTTAAAGGAGTCGCTGGTGGTAAACGCCTTAGCGTCTTTACTTAAGTTTATAGCCTATCCAGAGGACGAGGTCGCTCTTGCAGGGTTTCTTTCAAGTGCTATTTTCCCTGAAGGAAAGGAAATTTTAGAAGAATACCTAAATTGGATTTTAACTAAATCTTATTTAAGGCTTGTAGCGTTTTTGAAAGAACATAGAAAAGAGTTTTGGGAAACACAGATATTGCCTCTTTTGGATCTAAAGAAAGATGCCTCTTTGTATAAAACCTGTATAGAGATAGTTAAAAACTTAGAAATAGAAAAGAAATTTTCGACAGAGATAACAGCACTTTATAAATTTTTGACGGTGGTTTTTAATTTAGACAGAAAAGGAGAAGGTCTTGAAGAATTTTTATTATACTGGGAAAAATATTCAGAAGATGAAATGGACATCCCTGAGATGGAAGATTGCATAAAAATTTTAACCATTCATAAAGCCAAAGGGTTAGAGTTTGAAACGGTGATTTTACCATTACTCTGGAAAGAAAAAACGTTCGTTACAGACTTAAGGTTGGTATTTTACAACGGAAAAGTTTTTTATGGGAAAAAAACGGAGCTTCCTGAAGAAGGTAGATTAGGCTGGTATTTAGAAAAAGCTAAAAATCGGCTTGAGCTTTTGAACTTACTTTATGTTGCACTTACCAGGGCTAAGAAAAATTTGTTTGTTCTCCTTCCAGACCCTATAGAAAAAACCAAATTTTCTCCTTTGGTAAAAATATTTAAAAAGGTTTACGACCTTTTGGAAAGGGAAAATTTGGAAAGCAGTAATTCTTTAAGTTCATCAAAGCTTTCTACGTAA
- a CDS encoding RsmE family RNA methyltransferase: MNLQGGNRFFFEFSGEEGFLSEEESFHLIKVLRKKQGDRLFLIDGQGKEFEAEIKEIVKDGKTLKARVQILKLLREEKPRTPKVIGILPVLKKEKTEWLVEKGTELGVDIFVPFYSRFSVAKPSKNLIPRLINKAKQALKQSGRLFMPEILSPVELKAFLKDFPWKESLKLVGGLDSSLKVEELCIKLKETHTVVFITGPEGGFEKTEEELLSKVGFLFLSLGPYVLRAETAFLGLASVISFLSLSMD, translated from the coding sequence ATGAACCTTCAAGGAGGGAATAGATTTTTCTTTGAATTTTCTGGAGAAGAAGGTTTTCTTTCAGAAGAAGAGAGTTTTCATTTAATTAAAGTACTTAGAAAAAAACAAGGAGACAGACTTTTTCTAATAGACGGACAAGGCAAAGAGTTTGAGGCTGAAATTAAAGAGATTGTAAAAGACGGAAAAACTCTTAAAGCTAGGGTTCAAATCTTAAAACTTTTAAGAGAAGAAAAACCAAGGACACCTAAGGTTATCGGAATACTACCTGTTTTAAAAAAAGAAAAAACCGAGTGGCTGGTAGAAAAAGGTACAGAGCTTGGAGTAGATATTTTTGTCCCTTTTTACAGCAGATTTAGTGTGGCTAAACCTTCTAAAAATCTAATTCCCCGTCTTATAAATAAAGCGAAACAAGCGTTAAAACAATCGGGACGGCTATTTATGCCTGAGATATTGTCTCCGGTAGAATTAAAGGCTTTCTTAAAAGATTTTCCTTGGAAGGAAAGCCTTAAATTGGTAGGAGGTTTAGATTCTTCTCTTAAAGTAGAAGAGTTATGCATAAAACTTAAGGAAACCCACACCGTTGTATTTATAACCGGACCTGAAGGCGGTTTTGAAAAAACTGAGGAGGAGCTGCTATCTAAAGTTGGATTTCTATTCTTATCCCTTGGTCCGTATGTATTAAGAGCAGAAACTGCTTTCTTAGGGTTAGCAAGTGTTATCAGCTTTTTATCTCTATCTATGGATTAA
- a CDS encoding polyprenyl synthetase family protein, with protein MIVEEIKKELLLIEEALKNFLSSQVPFINQVSEYILFAGGKRIRPLLTVICAKLFSPSVSEVLYRSSILFEYLHAATLLHDDVVDSAEFRRGRKAARNLWGNQATILVGDYLYAKALKLASELRNPEIMEIITETTLIMSEGEVLQLLNLYQTNLSEEFYEEIIFRKTAALISACCEVGAILGGASNKEREKLKIFGKYLGLSFQIIDDLLDYLSTETGKDLGRDFKEGKITLPVIYALKQASEADQKRLLELLNLPEPKEEFFEEAKNLIEKNQGFKLAQEKALSYINKAKDTLNGLPENIYKQMLLFITDYLTNRKK; from the coding sequence ATGATTGTCGAAGAAATCAAAAAAGAACTCCTTTTAATAGAAGAAGCTCTAAAGAATTTTCTTAGTTCTCAAGTACCGTTTATCAATCAAGTAAGTGAGTATATTCTCTTTGCAGGTGGGAAAAGGATAAGACCTCTTCTTACCGTAATCTGTGCTAAACTTTTCTCTCCTTCTGTTTCTGAGGTTTTATATCGGTCTTCTATTCTTTTTGAATATTTACATGCAGCAACCCTTCTTCACGATGACGTAGTAGATTCAGCAGAGTTTAGAAGGGGAAGAAAGGCTGCAAGAAATCTTTGGGGCAATCAAGCTACCATTTTAGTAGGTGATTACCTTTATGCTAAGGCTTTAAAACTTGCCAGTGAATTAAGAAACCCTGAGATTATGGAAATTATTACTGAAACCACCCTTATCATGAGTGAAGGAGAGGTCCTTCAGCTCTTAAATCTTTATCAAACAAACCTTTCGGAAGAATTTTATGAAGAAATTATTTTCAGAAAAACTGCAGCTCTTATCTCTGCTTGTTGTGAAGTAGGAGCGATCTTAGGAGGAGCTTCTAACAAGGAACGAGAAAAACTAAAAATTTTTGGGAAGTATTTAGGTTTATCTTTCCAAATCATAGATGACCTTTTAGACTACTTAAGCACTGAAACAGGAAAAGACTTGGGAAGAGATTTTAAGGAAGGAAAAATCACCTTACCGGTAATCTATGCTTTAAAGCAAGCCTCAGAGGCGGATCAGAAAAGGCTTTTAGAGTTGTTAAATCTCCCTGAGCCTAAGGAGGAATTTTTCGAAGAAGCTAAAAACCTTATAGAGAAAAATCAAGGATTTAAGCTTGCCCAAGAAAAAGCTTTATCCTATATAAATAAAGCTAAAGATACCCTAAATGGATTACCAGAAAATATTTACAAACAAATGCTCCTTTTCATTACAGATTATCTAACTAACAGAAAAAAGTAA